In one Silene latifolia isolate original U9 population chromosome 10, ASM4854445v1, whole genome shotgun sequence genomic region, the following are encoded:
- the LOC141607927 gene encoding uncharacterized protein LOC141607927 produces MSDNYKDWPLKIAFALWGYRTSIRTTTVATPYYLVYGMEAVQPIELEVLSLRILLESQVPEADWVQARYDSLVLLDKRRLNALYQVQLYQKRIEKAFNKKVKPRKIKEGDLVLKSVRALMPVDPRGKFKPNWAGPYLVKRILTGGAVRLTDLDGNDFSNPTNLDQLKK; encoded by the coding sequence ATGTCTGATAACTATAAagattggccattgaagataGCCTTTGCCTTGTGGGGATATAGAACTTCAATCAGAACAACCACGGTGGCAACCCCGTACTACCTGGTTTATGGGATGGAGGCAGTTCAGCCCATAGAACTAGAGGTACTATCCCTAAGGATATTACTTGAGAGCCAAGTTCCTGAAGCAGATTGGGTCCAAGCTAGATATGACTCTTTGGTTTTACTGGATAAACGACGCTTGAACGCGTTGTATCaggttcaactctatcagaaaaggatagaaAAGGCTTTTAATAAGAAGGTGAAACCTAGAaaaatcaaagaaggagatttggtgttGAAATCGGTTCGTGCACTAATGCCAGTAGACCCGAGGGGTAAATTTAAACCAAATTGGGCAGGCCCGTATTTGGTGAAAAGAATTCTGACAGGAGGAGCGGTTCGGCTAACTgatctagatggaaacgactttTCGAATCCTACAAATCTAGACCAGTTGAAAAAATAG